One Phycisphaerae bacterium genomic window, AAATTCGCCACGATCGAAAGAAACGCGTTCGCGCTCGACTGGCCCAGGCCGCACTTGCTCGCCACCTGCATCGTCTCGCCCAGCGAGCACAGCTCGCGCAGGTAACGCGTCGAGCACCGCCCGCCCTCCAGCAGCTCCACGCCCTCCAGCAGCTTCGCGTTGCCTTCGCGGCACGGCGTGCACTGCCCGCACGACTCGTCCACGAAGAACTCCAGGAAGTTCCGGGCCACCTTCAGCATGTCCCGCTCCGGACCGAATACGATGATCGAACCGCCGGTCGGAATGTCCTCGAACGCGATCGTCCGTTCGAACTGCGAAGCCGGCACGCAATGGCCCGACGCCCCGCCGATCTGCACCGCCTTGGCCCCTTCGCCGCCCACCTCCTTGAGCAATTGTGAGACCGTGATGCCCATCGGAAACTCGTACACGCCGGGTTTCGCGCAGTCGCCCGACACGCTGAACAGCTTCAAACCCGACGACTTGGCCGTCCCGATGCCCTTGAACCACTCCGGGCCCTTGCCCAGAATGCACGCCACCCACGCGAACGTCTCGACGTTGTTGACGATCGTCGGACGTCCCTCAAAACCGGTGTCCACCGGGAACGGCGGACGGTTACGCGGCTCGCCGCGATTGCCTTCCATCGACTCGATCAGCGCCGTCTCTTCGCCGCACACGTACGCCCCCGAGCCCATCCGGATCTCGACGTCGAAGTCGAACCCTTCCTTGCCCATCACGTTGTGGCCGAGTGTGCCCTCCTTGCGGCGCTTGGCCAGACACGCCTCCAGGCCCTCCCGCAGATACGTGTACTCGGCCCGAAGGTAGAGCACGCCGCGGCGGGCCCCGATCGCATACCCGCCGATCGTCATCCCTTCAAACACCAGATCCGCATAGTCAGAGAGAATCACCCGGTCCTTGAACGTCCCCGGCTCGCCCTCGTCCGCGTTGCACACCACGTACTTCTCACCGCTCCGGGCCGCCGCCGCGAAGTTCCACTTCACGCTCGTCGGAAACCCCGCCCCGCCACGGCCGCGAAGGCCCGATGCGTCCAGCGTCCCGATCACGTCCGCACGGCTCCGGCCCAGCGCAGCCTTGAGGCCCGCATCCGCCGCCACCGTGTCGTACGTCAACTTGCCCGTCGTTGTCTGCACCATGCTAGTGGCCCTCCTTATGCGAAGCCGACGCCGCGCCCGCGTACTGCGTCACCGTTCGGCGGCACGCCTCGATGATCGCGTGCACCTTCTCCGGCGTCACCTTCGTGTGCACCTCGTCGTTGACCAGCATCGCCGGCCCCTGGTCGCACATGCCCAGGCAGTTGGCCCACTCCAAGGTAAACATCCCGTCCCTGGTCGTCTGGCCGAAGTCAATCTCCAGGTCGTTCCGCAACTGCTGGGCCACCCGCCCCTTGCCCGCCATGTCGCACGCAATCGTCTGGCACAGCCGGATCACGAACCGCCCCTGCGGCTTGGTGTCCAAGAAGCTGTAGAACGTCACCACCCCGTAGACCTCCACCGGGTGGATGCCCAGCATGTCCGCGACCTGCTGCATCGCAAAGTCCGACACGCAGCGGTACTTCTTCTGAACATTCTGCAAAATCGGCATCAGGGCGTCCCGCCCGCTGCCGTACTGCGACACCCATTCCTGGATGTCCTGTTTCATCCGTTCCTGTTCCGTCACCAGCATGCCGTTAGCCCTCCTTCTTCAGTAGTTCGTCGACCTTCGAAACCAGCGTGGACGGATCCAACGGCTTGGCCAGGAATTCATCCACCGGAACCACGTCCTCGTCCTTCCCGAAGTCCATGCCCGTCACGTGCGAGAGGTTCGTCAACATCAGGATGGGAGCGGAAAAACCGCTGCGACGCAACTCCTGGGCCATCGCCACCCCGTCGTCCGGACGGTCCATCATCACGTCCAAAATCAACAAATCGGGATTCTGCTTCGAAATCGCCGACATCCCCTCCTGCCGGCTGCCCGCCGATGAAATCTGGTGACCCGCTCGCTCCAGAGGGATCCGGCTCGCCTCCACCACGTCCGGATCATCGTCAATGATGAGTATCCTGGCCATCCACGTCTCCTTTCGAACTTATAGTCTATAAACTAAAATCGCCACACAGGCGATCAGAAGACCGGATTGTTAAGTGTTATAATAGAAAACACCGTTCAGTTATACTCAACGCTCAGGCATTCGCTGTGAAAAAATTCACAACTACACCCTTAATTCTAGCCCCTCGCCCGTATTTTTCAACCCCTTTTCTCCCCGAATTCCTCAAAAAACACCCCGGTCGATAGGATTGGCGTCTCACGAAAACCTATGCTATCCTTGCATTTGGAAGAACGCAACAATTTCATACGAACAATGATCGTGCAAGAGGTGAGAAAACCCCAAACGCCACCAAACGCCAGCGGAATTAAATGTTACTTATATTCACTTTCACTGCCCCATGACGGCAGTCTCCCCTTTGAACGGCCCAACCTGACATAAACCACCCCTTGGGACCACTTCAAGTCCCCTCCGAAGGCCGGTAGAACCACACCAACGCCAGCAGCCTAGCCCGCCAGGTGATTGACCAGCGTCTTGACCCCAAGCCCCGTCAGGGCCACCCCGCCCGCCAGCAGCGCCCATCGCCCAAGAATCCCACCAAGCCGGCGGCCGAACTCCAACCCCACGACCGCCAGCCCAGCCGTCATCACCGCCAGAACCACCGCCGCCAACCCGATCGGCTGGCCCGTCAACCCCAGCGACCCGCCGACCGCCAAAGCGTCGATGCTCGTCGCCACCGACAAGACAACCAGACTTAACCCCCGCGACGGATCCGAACTGTACGTCGGAAGTTTGCCCTCGTACCACTCCCACAGCATGTGCCCGCCGATCGCCCACAGCAACCCCGCCGCCAGCCAATGGTCGTAAGCCGACAGGTACTGGTTGATAAACGCCCCGGCCTCGTATCCCAAAACCAGGAGACCGACCTGAAACAGCGTGAAATGCCAGCCGATGCGAAATACCGTCCGAAACGTAATCGGCTGATACCCCATCCCCACCGCCGCCGCAATGGCCAGCGTGTCCATGCTCAGACCCAGGGCGACAATCACAATCGTAAAGTACGACACC contains:
- a CDS encoding dehydrogenase; the protein is MVQTTTGKLTYDTVAADAGLKAALGRSRADVIGTLDASGLRGRGGAGFPTSVKWNFAAAARSGEKYVVCNADEGEPGTFKDRVILSDYADLVFEGMTIGGYAIGARRGVLYLRAEYTYLREGLEACLAKRRKEGTLGHNVMGKEGFDFDVEIRMGSGAYVCGEETALIESMEGNRGEPRNRPPFPVDTGFEGRPTIVNNVETFAWVACILGKGPEWFKGIGTAKSSGLKLFSVSGDCAKPGVYEFPMGITVSQLLKEVGGEGAKAVQIGGASGHCVPASQFERTIAFEDIPTGGSIIVFGPERDMLKVARNFLEFFVDESCGQCTPCREGNAKLLEGVELLEGGRCSTRYLRELCSLGETMQVASKCGLGQSSANAFLSIVANFRDEIMGRTNGSN
- the nuoE gene encoding NADH-quinone oxidoreductase subunit NuoE; amino-acid sequence: MLVTEQERMKQDIQEWVSQYGSGRDALMPILQNVQKKYRCVSDFAMQQVADMLGIHPVEVYGVVTFYSFLDTKPQGRFVIRLCQTIACDMAGKGRVAQQLRNDLEIDFGQTTRDGMFTLEWANCLGMCDQGPAMLVNDEVHTKVTPEKVHAIIEACRRTVTQYAGAASASHKEGH
- a CDS encoding response regulator transcription factor, translated to MARILIIDDDPDVVEASRIPLERAGHQISSAGSRQEGMSAISKQNPDLLILDVMMDRPDDGVAMAQELRRSGFSAPILMLTNLSHVTGMDFGKDEDVVPVDEFLAKPLDPSTLVSKVDELLKKEG
- a CDS encoding manganese efflux pump, whose amino-acid sequence is MSYFTIVIVALGLSMDTLAIAAAVGMGYQPITFRTVFRIGWHFTLFQVGLLVLGYEAGAFINQYLSAYDHWLAAGLLWAIGGHMLWEWYEGKLPTYSSDPSRGLSLVVLSVATSIDALAVGGSLGLTGQPIGLAAVVLAVMTAGLAVVGLEFGRRLGGILGRWALLAGGVALTGLGVKTLVNHLAG